A window from Vibrio cortegadensis encodes these proteins:
- the flaG gene encoding flagellar protein FlaG: MDISSYTSNIQPYGSPSGIQIASENNSGAPNVSRSKEVKQPEKVVEEHDVTVGAAIELAKERQELNKEQRVKMVEKMNEFISSINKGVSFKVDEESGRDVVTIYEATTGDIIRQIPDEEMLEILRRLAAHTSSSGLLVEKV, translated from the coding sequence ATGGACATTTCATCCTACACATCGAACATCCAGCCTTACGGTTCGCCAAGTGGCATACAAATTGCTTCTGAAAACAATAGTGGCGCACCTAATGTTTCTCGTTCTAAAGAGGTCAAACAACCAGAGAAGGTTGTGGAAGAACACGATGTTACCGTTGGAGCTGCAATCGAACTTGCAAAAGAACGACAAGAGCTAAACAAAGAACAGCGTGTGAAGATGGTTGAAAAAATGAATGAATTTATTTCTTCCATCAACAAAGGGGTCTCTTTTAAAGTGGACGAAGAGTCTGGTCGAGATGTTGTGACAATTTATGAAGCAACAACGGGTGATATCATTCGTCAGATACCAGATGAAGAAATGTTAGAGATACTGCGGCGCTTAGCAGCCCACACCTCTAGTAGCGGATTACTAGTGGAGAAGGTATAA
- a CDS encoding flagellin, producing MAINVNTNVSAMTAQRYLNGAAEGTQKSMERLSSGYKINSAKDDAAGLQISNRLNAQSRGLDMAVRNANDGISIAQTAEGAMDETTNILQRMRDLSLQSSNGSNSKSERVAIQEEVTALNDELNRIAETTSFGGNKLLNGTFGTQSFQIGADSGEAVMLSMNSLRSDTMAMGGKSYAAEEGKDASWRVSEDTDLTMTYTNKQGEEKEVEINAKQGDDLEQLATYINGQNDEVKASVGENGKLQLFASTQKVEGEVEFSGGLASEIGIGSSQDVTVKDIDVTSVAGSQEAVSIIDGALKSVDSQRASLGAFQNRFDHAISNLDNINENVNASQSRIKDTDYAKETTAMTKSQILQQASTSILAQAKQTPSAALSLLG from the coding sequence ATGGCTATAAATGTAAATACAAACGTATCTGCAATGACCGCACAGCGTTACCTAAACGGTGCAGCTGAAGGTACTCAAAAATCAATGGAGCGTTTGTCTTCAGGTTATAAAATCAACAGCGCAAAAGACGACGCTGCTGGTCTACAAATTTCTAACCGTTTAAACGCGCAAAGCCGTGGTTTAGATATGGCGGTTCGTAATGCTAATGACGGTATTTCAATTGCACAAACAGCAGAAGGTGCAATGGATGAAACAACCAACATCCTACAACGTATGCGTGATCTATCGCTACAATCATCAAATGGTTCAAACTCTAAATCAGAGCGTGTTGCTATCCAAGAGGAAGTAACAGCACTTAATGACGAGCTAAACCGTATCGCGGAAACGACTTCATTTGGTGGTAACAAACTTCTAAATGGTACTTTTGGTACTCAATCATTCCAAATCGGCGCTGATTCTGGTGAAGCTGTTATGCTTTCTATGAATAGCTTGCGTTCAGATACCATGGCAATGGGCGGCAAAAGCTACGCAGCTGAAGAAGGTAAGGACGCAAGTTGGAGAGTATCGGAAGATACTGATCTAACAATGACCTATACTAATAAGCAAGGTGAAGAGAAAGAAGTCGAAATCAACGCTAAACAAGGCGATGATTTAGAGCAGCTTGCGACTTACATCAATGGTCAAAACGATGAAGTAAAAGCATCGGTTGGCGAAAATGGTAAACTACAGCTTTTTGCTTCAACTCAAAAAGTGGAAGGTGAAGTTGAATTTTCAGGTGGCTTAGCTAGCGAAATTGGTATCGGCAGCAGCCAAGATGTGACCGTTAAAGATATTGATGTAACATCTGTTGCGGGTTCACAAGAAGCGGTGTCTATTATTGATGGCGCCCTAAAAAGTGTTGATAGCCAACGTGCGTCACTGGGTGCATTCCAAAACCGTTTTGACCATGCAATCAGCAACCTTGATAACATCAACGAAAACGTAAACGCATCTCAAAGCCGAATTAAAGATACGGATTACGCAAAAGAAACAACCGCTATGACTAAGTCTCAAATCCTACAACAGGCGAGTACTTCAATCTTAGCTCAAGCGAAGCAGACACCATCTGCAGCTCTTAGCTTATTGGGCTAA
- a CDS encoding flagellin, which produces MAVNVNTNVSAMTAQRHLNNSTSAQQTSMERLSSGFKINSAKDDAAGLQISNRLNVQSRGLDVAVRNANDGISIAQTAEGAMNETTNILQRMRDLSLQSSNGSNSKAERVAIQEEVTALNDELNRIAETTSFGGNKLLNGTHGTKSFQIGADNGEAVMLSLRDMRSDNSKMGGTGYQAGETKDKDWAVKSDANDLTIKLTDTAGQEQEINISAKAGDDIEELATYINGQTDLVKASVTEDGALQMFAGSNKVSGEVEFSGGLAGELDMQAGRKETVDTIDVRTVGGSQESVAVIDAALKYVDSHRAELGAFQNRFEHAINNLDNINENVNASKSRIKDTDFAKETTQMTKTQILGQASSSILAQAKQAPNSALSLLG; this is translated from the coding sequence ATGGCAGTGAATGTAAATACTAACGTATCAGCGATGACAGCACAGCGTCACCTTAATAACTCGACAAGTGCTCAGCAAACCTCAATGGAACGCCTATCATCAGGCTTCAAAATTAACAGTGCGAAAGACGACGCAGCGGGTCTACAAATTTCGAACCGTTTAAACGTACAAAGCCGTGGTCTTGATGTTGCAGTACGCAACGCAAATGACGGTATTTCAATTGCACAAACAGCAGAAGGTGCAATGAATGAAACAACCAACATCCTTCAACGTATGCGTGACTTGTCACTACAATCTTCAAACGGCTCAAACTCAAAAGCTGAGCGTGTCGCGATTCAAGAAGAAGTAACGGCGCTGAATGATGAACTAAACCGTATTGCAGAAACCACATCATTTGGTGGCAACAAGCTACTTAATGGTACTCACGGCACGAAATCATTCCAAATTGGCGCTGATAACGGTGAAGCGGTCATGCTTTCTCTACGCGATATGCGTTCAGATAACTCAAAAATGGGTGGTACAGGTTACCAAGCTGGCGAAACAAAAGATAAAGATTGGGCAGTTAAATCAGACGCTAACGACCTTACGATTAAGCTGACTGATACAGCAGGCCAAGAACAAGAAATCAACATCAGCGCGAAAGCGGGTGACGATATCGAAGAACTTGCTACTTACATTAATGGTCAAACAGATTTAGTAAAAGCATCAGTTACAGAAGATGGCGCACTTCAAATGTTTGCGGGTAGCAACAAAGTATCGGGCGAAGTTGAATTCTCTGGCGGCCTTGCTGGTGAGCTAGACATGCAAGCGGGTCGTAAAGAAACGGTTGATACTATTGATGTAAGAACGGTTGGCGGTTCACAAGAATCTGTTGCTGTTATTGATGCAGCACTTAAATATGTCGATAGCCACCGTGCAGAACTGGGTGCTTTCCAAAACCGTTTCGAACATGCAATCAACAACTTAGATAACATTAACGAAAATGTTAATGCTTCTAAGAGCCGTATCAAAGATACCGATTTCGCGAAAGAAACGACGCAAATGACGAAGACACAAATTCTTGGTCAGGCATCAAGCTCAATTCTTGCTCAAGCGAAACAAGCGCCTAACTCAGCGTTAAGCCTACTAGGCTAA